Proteins co-encoded in one Papaver somniferum cultivar HN1 chromosome 5, ASM357369v1, whole genome shotgun sequence genomic window:
- the LOC113278431 gene encoding copper-transporting ATPase HMA4-like isoform X2, which translates to MISKHFSSSPNKTMKTRTAMFRVGNVKCSSCVTSIESALGKVTGIESVTVSALQGRAVVKYVPELINVKAINEATEYLGFQVIEFPEDMVVCHLRIKGMLCTSCSGSIEHALLMVDGVKTAVVSLSLEEAKIHFDPTLTNSDELIQAIAACWL; encoded by the exons ATGATTTCTAAGCAT TTTTCGTCATCTCCAAACAAAACGATGAAAACAAGGACGGCTATGTTTAGAGTTGGAAATGTCAAGTGTTCTTCATGTGTCACATCTATAGAGTCGGCATTAGGGAAGGTTACAGGAATTGAGAGCGTCACTGTATCTGCGCTTCAAGGCCGAGCAGTTGTTAAATACGTGCCAGAGTTAATCAAT GTTAAAGCAATTAATGAAGCCACTGAATACCTAGGCTTCCAAGTTATTGAGTTCCCAGAAGATATGGTCGTATGTCACCTTAGAATAAAGGGTATGTTATGTACTAGCTGCTCAGGTTCCATTGAACATGCACTTTTAATGGTTGATGGAGTAAAGACAGCGGTTGTGAGCTTATCCCTTGAAGAAGCAAAAATTCACTTTGATCCTACTCTGACCAATTCGGATGAACTAATCCAAGCAATTGCAGCATGCTGGCTTTGA
- the LOC113278431 gene encoding copper-transporting ATPase HMA4-like isoform X1, with protein MDKNGKDDHLKAPLLQQSDSSVSVTMFSSSPNKTMKTRTAMFRVGNVKCSSCVTSIESALGKVTGIESVTVSALQGRAVVKYVPELINVKAINEATEYLGFQVIEFPEDMVVCHLRIKGMLCTSCSGSIEHALLMVDGVKTAVVSLSLEEAKIHFDPTLTNSDELIQAIAACWL; from the exons ATGGACAAGAATGGTAAAGATGATCACCTCAAGGCGCCTCTTCTGCAACAGTCAGACAGTAGTGTTTCAGTTACTATGTTTTCGTCATCTCCAAACAAAACGATGAAAACAAGGACGGCTATGTTTAGAGTTGGAAATGTCAAGTGTTCTTCATGTGTCACATCTATAGAGTCGGCATTAGGGAAGGTTACAGGAATTGAGAGCGTCACTGTATCTGCGCTTCAAGGCCGAGCAGTTGTTAAATACGTGCCAGAGTTAATCAAT GTTAAAGCAATTAATGAAGCCACTGAATACCTAGGCTTCCAAGTTATTGAGTTCCCAGAAGATATGGTCGTATGTCACCTTAGAATAAAGGGTATGTTATGTACTAGCTGCTCAGGTTCCATTGAACATGCACTTTTAATGGTTGATGGAGTAAAGACAGCGGTTGTGAGCTTATCCCTTGAAGAAGCAAAAATTCACTTTGATCCTACTCTGACCAATTCGGATGAACTAATCCAAGCAATTGCAGCATGCTGGCTTTGA